In Magnolia sinica isolate HGM2019 chromosome 12, MsV1, whole genome shotgun sequence, a single genomic region encodes these proteins:
- the LOC131221976 gene encoding uncharacterized protein LOC131221976, which translates to MDRVDQMLLLMQQQQQMMVTNMQQQQQMMATMMGAMAQNMGVPQPTPPGLTAPANNVSNLFERFQRYRPPTFAGTHRPEEAEYWLNRVTKLLRPLHCTEAESVELLSYLFEKEADLWWESVLRSIPEGHVWTWEEFEAHFNGKYLPQKYQHERENEFLRLQQGEMSVAQYENRFTELSRYIFEIIANEAIKMRRFTAGLRSGIRSKIYCVNIRTYAKLVEMSIRADRMRSGSPETVYS; encoded by the coding sequence ATGGATCGAGTAGACCAGATGTTGCTTCTCatgcaacaacagcagcagaTGATGGTCACTAatatgcagcaacagcagcagatgATGGCCACTATGATGGGGGCCATGGCCCAGAACATGGGTGTGCCGCAACCGACGCCACCCGGTCTAACCGCACCCGCAAACAACGTGAGTAACTTGTTTGAGCGGTTCCAGCGGTACAGACCGCCTACGTTCGCAGGCACCCACCGCCCCGAGGAAGCGGAGTACTGGCTCAATCGGGTCACCAAACTACTTAGGCCTCTCCATTGTACCGAGGCAGAGAGCGTTGAGCTTCTTTCCTACCTCTTCGAGAAGGAGGCAGACTTGTGGTGGGAAAGCGTTCTCCGCTCCATCCCTGAGGGCcacgtatggacgtgggaggaGTTCGAGGCCCACTTCAATGGAAAGTATCTCCCTCAAAAGTATCAACATGAGAGGGAGAATGAATTTCTCCGCCTTCAGCAAGGGGAGATGAGCGTGGCCCAATACGAGAACCGCTTTACAGAACTCTCCCGCTATATTTTCGAAATAATTGCAAACGAAGCAATCAAGATGAGACGGTTCACGGCAGGGCTGAGGAGCGGTATTCGCTCCAAGATATATTGCGTCAACATCAGGACATACGCCAAGCTTGTCGAGATGTCCATCAGGGCGGACAGGATGAGGAGCGGGTCGCCCGAAACCGTTTACAGTTAG